Below is a window of Populus alba chromosome 2, ASM523922v2, whole genome shotgun sequence DNA.
ACCTTtacaaggttaaaaaaaaataaaatcagaatcctagatcaaataagaaaaacaacataaaatttgaaattaaactaggatttttaaaaataaaaggaaaataacaaaactaaataaaaaagcatcTTATAAGCCTAATTTGAAGGTTTTATCAAACTAGGATGGTGACAACAAACCAATCCCTTAAAGAATTGAGACAATAAAACCTCCTAACTAAATTTGAGCTTGATTTAATTCAATGAtcgaatcaaaagttataaatttttcTATCTAACCGGTTGTTTTATGTGATTAAGCGTGTTTTTAGGCTTAGCTCTTTATTACTGGTTCATAAATGAGTCTGGTAGGCtttctatatgttttatttatggtAGATCCATCATTGACTATTAAGAATTATTAGATCATTCAAACCCTCATACATCATATGgttaacaaaaacaacaaaaactttACATTTTTTCTAAGCTTAGAAACTATCCAACTAATTATGTTGTGATTGTTATATTGGATAGGACAGAAGATAATAGGATATAACAAAATGCGATATGTTCAATGCATATTTTAAACAAGATAAGGATCCAATAAcacattttatcattttttaaaaatcaaaataactattcatttgatttaatttggaCACTTAACCATTAATCTCAGTTTCCTTTTTCCATGCTTAAGTATTTTATGGTCCTCAAATGCTAATTAAGTGATGTTTGGTAACTAGAAATGGAATGGtgagaatgaaaatgaaaattttattccCACTTTGTTAGTGTTTaattaaggaaataaaatataaatataaatataaatgaagtgAGTGTGAGAATGAAAATTAAACATATTCTTAATTTCATGAAAGGAGgtggaaataaaaataagaaacaagaaaatttttcttaaatgatatattatttttatttgttatatatatcaactatttTTACCACTATCACCACCTCAAGGATTTCTACCATTATTTCTACCTCATTTACTATTGTTGCTTGTTACTATTGGTGGCGattatgacattttttttcttttttaaaaaaggtattattgttaatattgcATCATCACCATCACTATCAccatttctcttaaaattaccCTCCACTTTtcttccaccaccaccaccactttttatttttatttttatttttccaacgCCATCTCTTTTAGCaatggaatttgttttttaaaaatatattattgttattaatatacttttattacTACCACCATATAGACATATACTATATTCCTCATTCTTCTTCATCGCCACAACCACTAAAATCacatctattatttttaatatcaccattgttgatgaaattattattttaatcatcatttttatcttaaaagtgagatattaaaaaacattatttagatTTCTTATTACTATtccaaatacaatattaaaataaaaaagaaaagttgattatttaatatttttattcttctattTCTATTTAAACCTTTCATTCTTTATAATTAAATGACACTAAACTCAATGcctatgatatttaattttccacgatgaatttatatattgatGTGTTTGTCACCTCATTGCTTCTTCATTTAAGcctttaaaaatatcttattcgACCATTCCCTTTTAAGGTCTGAttacatcacaaaaaaaaaaaaaaacataatttttataggTTTATAAAGCCTGAAGtgtaaaaaattgttatttcttTATTCAATTTGTAGGGATATTTTTCAACTAATTTACAGATTAGTCAAGATCAAATTCTCTATTTAgatgactttaaaaaaattcatcttatATTGTCTTAGtgtatttatgaaaatttaataaaattcttttgGATGCTAACTATAAGGCTTGAAGTTCAAAtttagaaagttaaaaaaaagagagtaaactTTCTTGACCACTAAactattcttttaaatttcataagtCTTGCATACTACATCCTATAACTGGTGACATGTACATTATGAGGTATGTTTGAATTGATATGGCATGCCTAAACAAATGAGATGGTCAGATTCACTTCACCTTTTCATAGATCTACCTAGATTGACCTCATCTTTCCATAGACTTGCCTATTTCAATTCTCCTTGATAGACATAAATACCATTTGTTTAGGGGATTAGCCACGCATCCCTTAAATTGACTTTACATCCTATTTTAGTGTATGAACCTTATATACCTTTTTTTGATGGACCGACCTTGTGTCCCATTCCTTGACGGATCGACCACATACTCTCTCTTCTTGAGCTAATACCTTGAATATAGCTACCACATCCTACGTACATTACCTTTCTAATCAAACTTGGTTGACTCACCACTAACCATGGAGATAAAAGATGCATACATTAAATGCTAACACGTTTTTCTATCATAATAGAGTCTAGATGATGGCATTATGATATGCCTATACCTAGGAATAACAATTATGATATCATCCTCTCCACCTAACAGTGAACTACCAGTTAGATATAACATTATAAACAATCAATTGATTATTCATGACATTGACTTTATTTATCTAaaagcatatttattattaataaagattttttttttttttttttttttttatcttcaatattaatttatgtttgacTAATGAATCTATAGTACATATAAagttattggaaaaaaaaaatgctttccaaaacaatttataaaatgattataattataagattcctATTGTATCATAGCTTTTTCCTAAATGCTCCTGGTCAATGTTTAATTAAGACTTGATATTAATTATAGTTCTTAAGATTGacacatattatatttttttctttatgaaacgAAATAGTTGTTCTTACAAGTTGATGTATAAGGAATCCTTGAAACTAATATGTATGTGCTTGTTAAATGACATGTATACTAAATCGACATGTATCaagatttcatataaaaaaattacatatgtCTATGTAAATACTCACATGACAATTATATAAGTGATTCTTAGATTGATATCATTAAgttatcttattaaaaaaatatttctttgatcCTGAGTACATGTTGCCTTAATAAAAGgtaacaaataaacaaatattaggtataacatgaactatatgaagatATTTAAATGATCAAGAGAAGATTCATCATCTtaggtgaattagaaaaaatatttcacttatttttaaataatattaattgtggAATCCTTGTGCAAGGTGAAATgatgtttgaaaataatttaaaatcttattcaaaaaatcaatgactatggtgttaagaacaagtataatttgTCAGAGCATACACACTCTATGCTCAAgtatacaaattaaaacattgttgatgaatgaataataattatattaaaaaatgagtaattaaaagtttaatttaaaccatttatgattttttttaatatttaagggaTTATGAAACATTGCTAGATGttgtttctaattttaaaatataaattaatcaatttattaaattgataataagttaaattatttaacttatttaatcctattttgattagaattgtgatttatatttgggtcaacatattataaaatataatgaattaCACACATAAAGAACCACAAGTAAGAATTTAAACTACGATGATTAATCAAGGGCGACTTCattgaaaataagttttagaaattaaagacttaaatataattaatacaaagaattacaattctagatctaaaaaaatcaagtagcgacatgattttataaatttctaaaactatCTGAAAATAATATGTGATATATTTCAAGGCgcaaaatgatattttacaatttatttggttatcaagttttctctataaatagaatAGTATGCCTTATTCTGATCATTTGATAAAGAAAGATATTATATGATTAAATGCACCTAAAAATACAGAAAAGAGCTagcattaaatatataataatcgcTCTCTTAAAAGGTTATTAGGAGATCTCTGATCGTGAATGAAGATATATTCTTAAAAGGTTCTTAGGAAGATCTCTAATCGTGAATGAAGATATTATTTTCAGATAATCTCCACGCGAACCTTAAATAACCTGAAATTATCTAACGAGACTCTTAGGactctttaatgttttttaaaattattgttcctATTATGTTTATGTGTTTCGAGAAACCTAATACTATTAGCTTAATCTTCTTTTAACTTGGTGTgacttataattatataaatgtcCATGAGTTATAAAGTAAAATgttccaatctttttttagtAAACTTAAAGGctagtttttgaatattttaaaaatacttttaaaaaaataattttttaatttttttaatgtttttaaatcaaatgataatattaaaataaattttaaaaaataaaataaaataagatattattttaatattattttaaaataaaaaatattttagaaacaacTCCAACAACCCACTTAACAATATCTAAAACAAACGTGGATAGTTTACGTGGGCTCTACACAAACTAGTGTAGGGAGTCGGGTAGAGGATAAACagccaaaataataaaaagggtgAGCGAGTGTGGGAGGAGTTTCCTTTCCCTTGTCCTTGCTTGCAGGCTattatttccctttttttcctccttttttctcCGTCTTCCTTCGTTCCGGATCTGAATTCTGATCTCCGAACACTTCCTCCCCTCAATATCGGTACGTTACttacaatctctctctctctctctcttaaatttaatttgatcagTCACAGAAACAAGTTTCTctccttgacaaaaaaaataaaatgaaattgcaGATCATGGCGATGGCTAAAAGCTCCTTTAAGATGGAACACCCTCTCGGTTATTTCTCTAAGAAACTCTTTAACTTTTATTATGACATCTGTCTTAATTCTGATCAATTGGTTaacctaggtttttttttcttaaagacgAGTTAGTAGAACGGTGtggaattatattatttaatgattGTTGTGTTTTGGATGATAGAAAGGAGGCAGGCAGAAGCTGGTCGCATCAGAGACAAATATCCTGATAGAATTCCTGTTTGTTCTTAACCGTTTTATTTTTGCGTGTTTGTTCGTTGCTGCTTGGACGGTCTTCCTTTTAGTTTGACGTTTTAACTAATTATCTTGTGTAGGTGATTGTGGAAAGGGCTGAGAAGAGTGATGTCCCTGACATTGACAAGAAAAAGTTAGTCCCTCACCTCTTTGTTACCATGGACTGCTtgtattagggtttttttttttttttttttttttttttttttttttttctgggtcaTGTTATAAATTCCCTGGTTAAGCTTTTTGATGATAGAGGTGCAATTTCATTTTCTGAATCTTGGTTAATTGAATCGCCCTCTCCATATTATTTTGAGGGCTTCCGTAAATGAGCCTCTTCAAATAGGACTTGTTGCTATTGACTTAATGATCCCTATAGGACATGGTCAGCGAGAATTAATTATTGGGGATCGGTAGACCAGTAAAACACCAGTAGCCACTGATACGATTCTCAATTAACTAGGGCTAAATGTAACGTGTGTTTCGTAACTGCTTCAAGGGAAAGAGATGCGAGACAGGATTTCCTTGAGGCTGGACTCTTATATGTGCTTGTGTATTAGCTTCCCAGCTGAATGATAAGAGAAACATAACTCTCTTTAAATTCTATGAATTGTTAAATGGTTGGAAGGTGCTGAGTGGGACTTTGTGAGGTGTGCTAACTAATATATTTCACATTTTccattatcttgtttttttaaaatggaaatTAATTTGTAACTTTGGGATGAGTAGATACTTGGTTCCAGCTGATCTCACTGTTGGCCAATTTGTGTACGTGGTCCGGAAAAGGATCAAGCTCAGTCCAGAGAAGGCTATTTTCATCTTCGTGAAGAATATTCTACCACCAACTGGTGAGATAacatttaatgtattttgattCAGAACGTATGAACATTGCCTGTTTTACAGACTTTTTGATGTGAAAATTGGTTGCTTTGTCACAGCTGCAATGATGTCAGCAATATACGAGGAAAACAAGGATGAAGATGGCTTTCTTTACATGACATACAGCGGTGAAAACACATTTGGGGTCTATTGAAATGTTGCAATGACATCTGTGTGATCAAGCCAcgcaaaagaaataaaaaaaaggaagaagctaGATTAGTTGTAAATTCTTTACTACCTCCTATGTTTGCTGCTGTATCCAAGTAAACACTGGTCTctgacttttctttttatcttcggATAATTGGCTATCTATATTAAGTGAACTATTCTCCAATTTGTGTTCGTTACTATTTGTTTCAATCTGTGCTGAGTGGATGTCATGCTGTGGGTGATCCATGGCTGGCTGAGTTCGTTATGCATGTGCCTGACTGGTTATTTTGCATTGATGCATGAGACATGGTCGTTAGAAGATGAATGAATGAGTAAATAAATGATGCCCTGGGAATTGTGGTTCAAATGATATCCATCTGCATTCCTCGCTCTGtcaaatcaaacccaaaacgaCTTTGCTTTGAGCTGATTCTACTGAAAACTGTCACTAAGACGCCAGCTGGGCTCAATATATGGAAGTTGTCAGAAATTAAGTTACAAGGATGACATTTGACCGAATAACTTGAGATATGcttatttgaattttgaagggTTCGAAGGGCATTTTTGCTTATTGAtcagaaagattaaaaaaatgagaaatttgCATCAATGTAAAAAGATTAGGAAAGAATTCTGTAAGTAAATGCATCTCCATTGATTTGTGGATCATGTCCTGAGGAAATGACTTAGCTATTTTGAATACCATT
It encodes the following:
- the LOC118042683 gene encoding autophagy-related protein 8C-like codes for the protein MAMAKSSFKMEHPLERRQAEAGRIRDKYPDRIPVIVERAEKSDVPDIDKKKYLVPADLTVGQFVYVVRKRIKLSPEKAIFIFVKNILPPTAAMMSAIYEENKDEDGFLYMTYSGENTFGVY